Proteins from one Mycolicibacter virginiensis genomic window:
- a CDS encoding alpha/beta fold hydrolase → MAPAIERATQRFVDTNGVTLRVTEAGDRGAPVVLLAHGFPELAFSWRHQIPALADAGFHVLAPDQRGYGGSSRPDEISAYDMAALTGDLVGLLDDVGAQKAIWIGHDWGGSVVWSAAQLHPDRVAGVVGISVPPVPRSQASPTEAFRKIFGENFFYMLYFQEPGVADAELDSDPARTMRRMMGSLSPGDRETALLMAAPGPMGFIDRLAEPAARPDWISAGELDHYITEFTRTGFTGGLNWYRNLDRNWEIMATPPATTIGIPTLFIAGSADPVLTFTRRDRAAELVTGPYREVIIDGAGHWLQQERPEEVNAELLGFLSGVQL, encoded by the coding sequence GTGGCTCCCGCAATCGAACGAGCAACTCAACGATTCGTCGACACCAACGGCGTGACCCTGCGGGTCACCGAGGCGGGCGATCGTGGCGCCCCGGTGGTGTTGCTAGCCCACGGATTCCCGGAATTGGCCTTCTCCTGGCGCCATCAGATCCCGGCACTGGCCGACGCCGGCTTCCATGTCCTGGCACCCGATCAGCGCGGCTACGGAGGCTCGTCGCGACCCGACGAGATCTCGGCCTACGACATGGCCGCGCTCACCGGCGATCTAGTCGGCCTGTTGGACGACGTCGGCGCCCAGAAGGCGATTTGGATCGGTCACGACTGGGGCGGCTCGGTGGTGTGGAGCGCAGCGCAGCTGCACCCGGACCGGGTGGCCGGCGTGGTGGGAATCAGCGTGCCGCCGGTGCCCCGGTCCCAGGCCTCTCCGACGGAGGCGTTCCGCAAGATCTTCGGCGAGAACTTCTTCTACATGCTCTATTTCCAGGAGCCCGGCGTGGCCGACGCGGAACTGGATTCCGATCCGGCGCGCACCATGCGCCGGATGATGGGCAGCCTCAGTCCGGGCGACCGCGAAACGGCATTGCTGATGGCGGCTCCCGGGCCGATGGGCTTCATCGATCGGCTTGCCGAGCCGGCGGCGCGTCCGGATTGGATCAGCGCCGGCGAACTGGACCACTACATCACCGAGTTCACCCGCACCGGGTTCACCGGCGGGCTGAACTGGTACCGCAATCTCGACCGTAACTGGGAGATCATGGCCACGCCGCCCGCCACCACCATCGGGATTCCCACCCTGTTCATCGCCGGGTCCGCTGATCCGGTGCTGACCTTCACCCGCCGCGACCGGGCAGCAGAGCTGGTGACCGGCCCCTACCGCGAGGTGATCATCGACGGCGCCGGCCATTGGCTGCAACAAGAGCGGCCCGAAGAGGTCAACGCGGAGCTGCTGGGATTCCTGAGCGGGGTGCAGCTGTGA
- a CDS encoding LLM class flavin-dependent oxidoreductase yields MTARPLRFGVFITPFHALGQSPTVALEYDLERVVALDRLGFDEAWFGEHHSGGYELIACPEVFIAAAAERTKHIRLGTGVVSLPYHHPLMVADRWVLLDHLTRGRVMFGAGPGALPTDAHMMGIDPVEQRRMMQESLEAILALFRAEPGELITRHSDWFTLRDAALHIRPYTWPYPEVSAAAMISPSGPRLAGALGTSLLSLSMSVPGGFAALENTWEVVRDQAAKAGRDEPDRGDWRVLSIMHIADTRGQAVADCTYGLQDFANYFGAAGFVPLASEVEGSPQTPTEFVEAYAAAGSSCIGTPDDAIEHITGLLERSGGFGTLLFLGHDWASPEATYHSYELLARKVIPHFKGQLTAPRASHEWARGMRDQLFGRVGEAITNAVVEHVAESAPPETDSSH; encoded by the coding sequence GTGACCGCCCGGCCGCTGCGCTTCGGGGTCTTCATCACCCCCTTTCACGCGCTGGGTCAATCACCGACGGTCGCACTGGAATACGACCTGGAGCGCGTCGTCGCCCTGGACCGGCTGGGCTTCGACGAAGCCTGGTTCGGGGAGCACCATTCCGGCGGATACGAGCTGATCGCCTGCCCCGAGGTGTTCATCGCCGCCGCTGCGGAACGCACCAAGCACATCCGGCTGGGCACCGGCGTGGTTTCGCTGCCGTATCACCACCCGTTGATGGTGGCCGACCGTTGGGTTCTGCTGGACCACCTGACCCGCGGCCGGGTGATGTTCGGCGCGGGACCGGGCGCGCTGCCCACCGACGCCCACATGATGGGCATCGATCCCGTCGAGCAGCGCCGAATGATGCAGGAGTCCCTGGAGGCGATCCTGGCGCTGTTCCGGGCCGAGCCGGGTGAGTTGATCACTCGCCATTCGGACTGGTTCACCCTGCGCGACGCGGCCCTGCACATTCGCCCCTACACCTGGCCCTATCCAGAAGTCTCTGCGGCCGCGATGATTTCGCCGTCCGGACCGCGGTTGGCCGGTGCGCTGGGCACCTCACTGCTGTCACTGTCGATGTCGGTTCCGGGCGGGTTCGCGGCCCTGGAGAACACCTGGGAAGTGGTGCGCGACCAGGCCGCCAAGGCCGGGCGCGACGAGCCGGACCGGGGTGACTGGCGGGTACTGAGCATCATGCACATCGCCGACACCCGCGGGCAGGCCGTGGCCGACTGCACCTACGGACTGCAGGACTTCGCGAACTACTTCGGTGCGGCCGGGTTCGTACCGCTGGCCAGCGAAGTCGAAGGCTCACCACAGACGCCGACCGAGTTCGTCGAGGCCTACGCTGCGGCCGGGAGTAGCTGCATCGGCACCCCCGATGACGCGATCGAACACATCACCGGCTTGCTGGAGCGCTCCGGCGGCTTCGGTACTTTGCTGTTCCTCGGGCACGACTGGGCCTCGCCCGAGGCCACATATCACAGCTACGAGCTGTTGGCTCGCAAGGTGATTCCCCACTTCAAGGGCCAGCTGACCGCGCCCAGGGCGTCGCACGAATGGGCCCGCGGCATGCGCGACCAACTGTTCGGCCGGGTCGGCGAGGCGATCACGAACGCCGTCGTCGAGCACGTGGCCGAGTCCGCGCCCCCCGAAACGGATAGTTCGCACTGA
- a CDS encoding zinc-binding dehydrogenase, with translation MRASVLRDGRMIYRDDVPEPTPGPGQVLVAVTACGICGSDLHFASHGEQVLAATQAMSGSPSARASIDLGADIFMGHEFSATVLEAGPGTDTFAAGTPVTSIPVLLAAKGIEPIVYSNTTVGGYAEKMLLSAPLLVPIPNGLDPRHAALTEPMAVGLHAVNRSGIVAGETALVLGCGPIGMAIVAALRTAGVEDIVAADYSAARRDLATTMGAHRTLDPAQGSPFDTVTPNVIFEAVGVPGIIDDVLRRAPARSRLVVAGVCMEPDTVHPFYGIAKEISVQFVLAYEPAEFAASLRDIAEGRIDVAPLITGEVGLDGVGTAFDELADPGRHCKILVTP, from the coding sequence ATGCGCGCGTCGGTGCTGCGCGACGGGCGGATGATCTACCGCGACGACGTGCCGGAGCCGACGCCGGGTCCGGGCCAGGTGCTCGTTGCGGTGACCGCCTGCGGCATCTGCGGATCCGACCTGCACTTCGCCTCGCACGGCGAGCAGGTGCTGGCCGCGACGCAGGCCATGTCCGGCAGCCCGTCCGCGCGGGCATCGATCGATCTGGGTGCCGATATCTTCATGGGCCATGAGTTCAGCGCGACAGTGCTCGAAGCCGGTCCCGGTACCGACACCTTTGCCGCCGGAACGCCCGTCACCTCCATCCCGGTGTTGCTGGCCGCCAAGGGTATTGAACCGATCGTCTATTCCAACACCACGGTGGGCGGCTACGCCGAGAAGATGCTGCTGTCGGCTCCACTGCTGGTGCCGATCCCCAACGGGCTCGATCCCCGCCACGCCGCATTGACCGAGCCGATGGCGGTGGGACTGCATGCGGTCAACAGATCCGGCATCGTGGCCGGCGAGACGGCGCTGGTGTTGGGCTGCGGACCGATCGGGATGGCAATCGTCGCAGCCTTGCGTACCGCTGGGGTGGAAGACATTGTGGCCGCTGACTATTCGGCCGCCCGGCGAGATCTTGCGACGACCATGGGTGCGCATCGCACCCTCGACCCGGCGCAGGGGTCGCCGTTCGACACCGTCACCCCGAATGTGATCTTCGAGGCGGTCGGCGTGCCGGGCATCATCGACGACGTGCTGCGGCGCGCGCCGGCGCGCAGCCGGCTGGTGGTGGCCGGAGTGTGCATGGAACCCGACACCGTGCACCCGTTCTACGGCATCGCCAAGGAGATCAGCGTGCAGTTCGTACTGGCCTATGAGCCGGCGGAGTTCGCCGCGTCACTGCGGGACATCGCCGAGGGCCGGATCGACGTGGCTCCGCTGATCACCGGCGAGGTTGGACTCGACGGTGTGGGCACCGCTTTCGACGAGCTGGCCGACCCTGGCCGGCACTGCAAGATCCTGGTTACCCCTTAG
- a CDS encoding SCO6745 family protein: protein MTSAPSRALSSAIEPFAGQVYFSPECHRGYAALGFGASPATTDGVEMPDGPAYFCSRGSALGQAPGEVIAATFGVFNPAVVVPAVGYGWKLTDAPTIRAARTEGAVAQLRRVLGAAPDGIERAVELLRRAADGLSVAGKPLFAGLVADGLAGEPLTDAWLLADQLREFRGDAHVNAWVAAGFDGVEIGLITELYRGFPRRTYVRSRAWSDDDLTGGEARLAERGLARDGVLSDAGRAAREAVETATDAACATVVARLGDDLGELVELVGGWSKQLVDAGGFPRAWLGAAAKG from the coding sequence ATGACCTCCGCGCCGTCGCGAGCACTGTCCAGCGCCATCGAGCCGTTCGCCGGCCAGGTGTACTTCTCCCCGGAGTGTCACCGCGGCTACGCGGCACTCGGTTTCGGTGCCAGCCCCGCAACAACCGATGGGGTTGAAATGCCGGACGGGCCAGCGTACTTCTGCAGCCGCGGCTCCGCGCTGGGGCAGGCGCCCGGCGAAGTGATCGCCGCGACGTTCGGGGTGTTCAATCCGGCGGTGGTCGTTCCCGCCGTCGGCTACGGCTGGAAGTTGACCGACGCGCCGACCATCCGGGCGGCGCGCACCGAAGGTGCGGTGGCTCAGCTGCGCCGGGTCTTGGGTGCGGCCCCTGACGGTATCGAGCGCGCGGTGGAATTGCTGCGCCGCGCTGCCGATGGTCTGTCGGTGGCGGGCAAGCCACTGTTCGCCGGGCTGGTTGCCGACGGGCTGGCCGGCGAGCCGCTCACCGATGCCTGGCTGTTGGCTGACCAGCTGCGCGAATTCCGCGGCGATGCGCACGTGAACGCCTGGGTGGCAGCGGGATTCGATGGCGTCGAGATCGGCCTGATCACCGAGCTCTACCGCGGATTCCCGCGGCGCACCTACGTCCGGTCCCGGGCGTGGAGCGATGACGACTTGACCGGGGGCGAGGCCCGGCTGGCCGAGCGCGGTCTGGCGCGCGACGGCGTACTCAGCGATGCCGGACGCGCCGCGCGCGAAGCGGTCGAGACGGCGACCGATGCGGCATGTGCCACGGTCGTGGCCCGCCTCGGCGACGACCTCGGCGAACTGGTGGAGCTGGTGGGCGGGTGGTCGAAGCAGCTGGTCGACGCCGGTGGCTTCCCGCGGGCGTGGCTGGGCGCTGCGGCTAAGGGGTAA
- a CDS encoding SIMPL domain-containing protein, whose protein sequence is MPTHSARMVLRWSMTMALAGVAALAMAGCDAAPGGGTDIPRQVTVVGTGEVQGVPDTLTTEAGIEFVAGDVTSAMNQTSERQQAVIDALVDAGVDRKDISTTQVSLQPQYGNPDASGSANITGYRAGNTIRVKVERDSASQVLAVIVRAGGDATRINGVSYSIEDDSALVRGARERAFNDAKDRAEQYAQLSGLRLGQVISISEIAGETPPTPVGMPMPRAMAAAPPVEPGQQTVSFTVTAVWELS, encoded by the coding sequence ATGCCGACACACAGTGCCCGGATGGTTCTCCGCTGGTCGATGACGATGGCGCTAGCCGGTGTGGCCGCCCTCGCGATGGCCGGCTGTGACGCCGCGCCCGGCGGCGGAACGGACATCCCGCGTCAGGTGACCGTGGTGGGCACCGGCGAGGTCCAGGGCGTTCCGGACACGCTGACCACCGAGGCGGGCATCGAGTTCGTCGCCGGAGATGTCACCAGCGCGATGAACCAGACCAGCGAGCGTCAGCAGGCGGTGATCGACGCACTGGTGGATGCCGGTGTGGACCGCAAGGACATCAGCACCACCCAGGTCAGCCTGCAGCCGCAGTACGGCAACCCCGACGCCAGCGGGTCGGCCAACATCACCGGCTACCGGGCCGGCAACACCATCCGGGTCAAGGTCGAGCGCGATTCCGCCTCCCAGGTCCTGGCGGTGATCGTACGAGCCGGCGGGGACGCCACCCGGATCAATGGGGTGAGCTACTCCATCGAGGACGATTCAGCACTGGTGCGCGGCGCCCGGGAGCGGGCCTTCAACGACGCCAAGGACCGCGCCGAGCAGTACGCCCAGTTGTCGGGCCTGCGGCTCGGTCAGGTGATCTCGATCTCGGAGATCGCCGGCGAGACGCCGCCGACGCCGGTCGGGATGCCGATGCCCCGCGCGATGGCCGCCGCTCCCCCGGTCGAGCCCGGTCAGCAGACCGTGAGCTTCACCGTGACCGCGGTCTGGGAGCTGAGCTAA
- a CDS encoding IS256 family transposase codes for MAEALRASGTVDELLAQIDTGQVALTGEGGLLPGLIKLALERGLAAELTDHLGYEKGDPVGRELPNARNGASPKTVLTEAGPVPLDVPRDRDGSFTPRLVPKGQRRIGGLDDMIISLYAGGMTLRDIQFHLASTIGAEVSHETISKIVDEISDEVLSWQRRPLESLYPVIYLDAMIVKVKDGGHTRNKAAHIAVGVDMAGIKHVLGIWVQNNEGAAFWASVCADLANRGIKDVLIVCCDGLTGFPEAIAATWSQATVQTCVVHLIRNALRFVSYSDRKAVANALKPVYTAVDADAARAELDAFGASELGSKNPTVTRVFDRAWEQFIPFLAFPPELRRVIYTTNSIESLNYQMRKVIKTRGQFPNDAAVVKLLWLAICNIEDKRAADRAKERGQKRCRTAPGRLVEGQVVTNWKKALEQLTLVYPDRIDPYL; via the coding sequence ATGGCCGAGGCGCTTCGGGCCTCGGGCACGGTGGATGAGCTGCTGGCTCAGATCGATACCGGACAGGTTGCGCTGACCGGTGAGGGCGGCTTGTTGCCCGGCTTGATCAAGCTCGCCTTGGAGCGGGGTTTGGCGGCCGAGCTGACTGATCACCTGGGCTATGAGAAGGGTGATCCGGTCGGCCGGGAGCTGCCCAATGCCCGTAACGGCGCGTCACCCAAGACGGTGCTAACTGAGGCGGGCCCGGTGCCTTTGGATGTGCCTCGGGACCGGGACGGTTCGTTCACCCCGCGGCTGGTGCCCAAGGGCCAACGCCGCATCGGGGGCCTCGATGACATGATCATCTCCCTGTATGCCGGTGGAATGACATTGCGAGACATCCAATTTCACCTGGCCTCCACGATCGGCGCCGAGGTCTCCCATGAGACGATCTCCAAGATCGTCGACGAGATCTCCGATGAGGTTTTGAGCTGGCAGCGCCGGCCGCTGGAGTCGCTGTACCCGGTGATCTACCTCGACGCGATGATCGTGAAGGTCAAAGACGGCGGCCATACCCGCAACAAGGCCGCTCACATCGCCGTAGGCGTCGATATGGCCGGGATCAAGCATGTTCTGGGCATCTGGGTCCAGAACAACGAAGGAGCGGCGTTCTGGGCGTCGGTGTGTGCTGACCTGGCTAACCGCGGGATCAAGGACGTGCTGATCGTCTGCTGCGACGGGTTGACCGGGTTCCCCGAGGCGATCGCGGCCACCTGGTCACAGGCCACCGTGCAGACGTGTGTGGTGCACTTAATCCGCAACGCGCTGCGATTCGTGTCCTACAGCGACCGCAAGGCCGTAGCCAACGCCCTCAAACCCGTGTACACCGCGGTCGACGCCGACGCTGCCCGCGCCGAGCTTGATGCCTTCGGGGCATCGGAATTGGGCTCCAAGAACCCGACGGTGACCAGGGTCTTCGATCGGGCCTGGGAGCAGTTCATTCCGTTCCTGGCATTCCCACCTGAGCTGCGGCGGGTGATCTACACGACGAACTCGATCGAGTCGCTGAACTACCAGATGCGCAAAGTCATCAAGACTCGCGGCCAGTTCCCCAACGACGCCGCCGTGGTGAAGTTGCTCTGGTTGGCGATCTGCAACATCGAGGACAAACGGGCCGCTGATCGGGCCAAGGAACGCGGCCAGAAACGTTGCCGAACAGCCCCCGGACGGCTCGTGGAAGGACAGGTGGTCACCAACTGGAAGAAGGCCCTCGAACAGCTCACGCTGGTCTACCCAGATCGCATCGATCCGTATCTGTAA
- the gjpA gene encoding outer membrane porin GjpA, producing MAGGTALAVSGLIAVNPVMPALPVSAPPSVQLTASLDLFGPWVDVFNTTLANATEVFDAIKEADFGFPSSLQEAFAAVTFLGVDVATPEGSELAAQTLDWSHLWGLQYLAGMDMGMGVVPVEAAEPAATILTLLSSPLSGVLMGLVGPLVSPGVELINSVGSIVDSLGGGDFEAAVQELLATPANMVGAFFNGATLNLDALVPMLNDALQVPEGNAVLGASFDFGGLFTPGTTDSGSIGGSIYNSLGLDLQMVGMGMPYSAPGEGVGLIASLVSLVEMFAGGMS from the coding sequence ATGGCCGGAGGAACTGCCCTGGCCGTTTCCGGATTGATCGCGGTAAACCCAGTGATGCCAGCGCTTCCCGTCTCAGCGCCGCCGTCCGTGCAACTGACCGCGTCGCTCGACCTGTTCGGGCCATGGGTTGACGTTTTCAACACCACGCTGGCCAACGCCACTGAGGTCTTCGACGCAATCAAGGAAGCTGACTTCGGGTTCCCAAGTTCTCTGCAAGAGGCTTTTGCCGCGGTGACCTTCCTCGGTGTCGACGTCGCTACCCCCGAGGGCTCGGAACTGGCGGCACAAACTCTGGACTGGAGCCATCTTTGGGGTCTGCAGTACCTGGCCGGAATGGACATGGGCATGGGGGTCGTGCCGGTAGAAGCCGCTGAGCCCGCGGCCACAATCCTGACGCTCTTGTCGTCACCGTTGAGCGGTGTGCTGATGGGACTGGTCGGCCCGCTGGTCAGTCCCGGAGTGGAGCTGATCAACAGTGTCGGGTCGATCGTCGACAGCCTTGGCGGCGGAGACTTTGAGGCCGCGGTGCAAGAGCTGCTGGCCACCCCCGCGAACATGGTCGGCGCGTTCTTCAACGGGGCCACCCTGAACCTTGATGCGTTGGTGCCGATGTTGAACGACGCTCTGCAGGTCCCGGAAGGCAATGCGGTCCTCGGGGCCAGCTTCGATTTCGGCGGTCTTTTCACACCCGGAACAACAGATTCCGGCAGCATCGGTGGTTCGATCTACAACTCGCTCGGTCTCGACCTGCAGATGGTGGGGATGGGAATGCCGTACTCGGCCCCGGGCGAGGGCGTTGGTCTCATCGCGTCGTTGGTCAGCCTTGTCGAAATGTTTGCGGGCGGGATGAGTTGA
- a CDS encoding class I SAM-dependent methyltransferase — MPVIDARHLDGISETALLTLYQRAAEAKRPDGLIVDPMAIELLNSLEYDYADFGRTHQATAMRALVFDQATRGYLAVHPRATVVALAEGLQTSFWRVDNGQLRWLSVDLEPIVRLRQQLLPESSRLRYCAQSALDYSWMDEVGESAEVLITAEGLLQYLDRAAVFELFAACARRFPGGRMIFDSVPRLLSAYSRSRRGFKLSDNYTAPPMPFWFTANDYDQLRAVPGVRAVSELGMPRGRGRVLGAALPLIYGVRGLARFRAPTTLVEFGRP, encoded by the coding sequence GTGCCAGTCATTGACGCCCGTCATCTCGATGGGATATCGGAGACCGCGCTGCTCACGTTGTATCAGCGGGCTGCCGAGGCGAAGCGTCCGGACGGGCTGATCGTTGACCCGATGGCGATCGAGTTGCTCAACAGCCTTGAGTACGACTACGCCGATTTCGGCAGGACTCACCAGGCCACCGCGATGCGGGCGTTGGTGTTCGACCAGGCCACCCGTGGATACTTAGCGGTGCATCCGCGTGCCACCGTGGTCGCCCTTGCCGAGGGTTTGCAGACCAGCTTCTGGCGGGTTGATAACGGTCAGTTACGTTGGCTTTCGGTGGATTTGGAACCTATTGTTCGACTGCGACAGCAGCTGTTGCCGGAATCTAGCCGGCTGCGGTACTGTGCCCAGTCGGCGCTCGACTACTCCTGGATGGACGAGGTTGGCGAATCCGCTGAGGTGTTGATCACAGCCGAAGGGCTACTGCAGTACCTGGACCGCGCGGCGGTGTTCGAGCTGTTCGCCGCCTGCGCCCGGAGGTTTCCCGGCGGGCGGATGATCTTCGACAGTGTCCCGAGATTGTTGAGTGCCTACTCACGCTCACGCCGTGGCTTCAAGCTCAGCGACAACTACACGGCGCCACCAATGCCGTTCTGGTTCACTGCGAATGACTACGACCAACTGCGTGCGGTGCCCGGGGTCAGGGCCGTCTCTGAACTCGGCATGCCGCGCGGACGGGGCAGGGTGCTTGGCGCGGCGCTTCCGCTGATCTACGGCGTGCGTGGTCTGGCGAGGTTTCGTGCGCCGACCACTCTGGTCGAGTTCGGCCGGCCCTGA
- a CDS encoding PPE family protein, translated as MPPEAHSAMLAAGPGPGPLLAAAEQWQQLSVIYDDTAAELTQVLGGVQTGHWQGPSATAYLSAHTPYLTWLEQAADDSATTAAQHQTAASAYSAALASMPSLEELAANHAVHAALLATNFFGVNTVPIAANEADYTRMWVQAAETMSVYQGTATAAVAATPQIRPAPPIVANPAAATSPEGVTDGNWLQDLAHLITELLNNAGNVEELLRIFEDFFQNLGFNPAIATFLAAVALVAYDVLWYPYYASYGLLLLPFFAPALSALSALKLLPLLNGQQIPADQGPDMLAPRAGGARVDIPVAAMVAPPAAAGSSTGLGGTAGAPGPNAPVVVPSADGVAALIHYVVAGWGPPGVETGPKDDMAASNSAAATSRATAPRTVSTDARSRRSRRSTGRIRMHGNRYEFLQAGDGPVTAANSDAGPTAHPEAIAAVVASTRASGLTGRADEIRQVPMLPTSWCASDQVEQLTQPMKDGKEE; from the coding sequence ATGCCTCCCGAGGCGCACTCCGCCATGCTCGCCGCTGGCCCAGGGCCGGGACCTCTGTTGGCAGCCGCCGAACAATGGCAGCAGCTCAGCGTCATCTACGACGACACCGCCGCTGAATTGACCCAGGTACTTGGCGGGGTGCAGACCGGCCACTGGCAGGGCCCCAGCGCAACGGCCTATCTGTCCGCGCACACGCCTTATCTGACCTGGCTGGAGCAAGCGGCCGACGACAGTGCCACGACTGCCGCACAACACCAGACGGCCGCCTCCGCATATAGCGCCGCGCTGGCCTCAATGCCCAGTCTCGAAGAACTGGCCGCCAACCACGCGGTTCACGCGGCGCTGCTCGCCACGAACTTCTTCGGCGTGAACACCGTCCCGATCGCGGCCAACGAGGCCGACTACACGCGAATGTGGGTGCAGGCCGCCGAGACCATGTCCGTATATCAGGGCACTGCCACCGCGGCCGTGGCAGCGACCCCCCAGATCCGCCCCGCGCCACCCATCGTCGCCAACCCCGCGGCGGCCACCTCCCCCGAGGGCGTTACAGACGGCAATTGGCTGCAGGACCTGGCACACCTCATCACTGAACTTCTCAACAACGCTGGCAATGTCGAAGAACTGCTGCGCATCTTCGAGGACTTCTTCCAAAACCTCGGCTTCAACCCGGCGATCGCCACCTTCCTGGCGGCCGTCGCGTTGGTGGCCTACGACGTGTTGTGGTACCCCTACTACGCGTCATATGGCCTGTTGCTCTTGCCGTTCTTCGCTCCCGCGCTCAGCGCGCTCAGCGCCTTGAAGTTGCTACCGCTGCTGAACGGCCAACAGATCCCCGCTGATCAGGGACCGGACATGCTCGCACCGCGAGCCGGTGGCGCACGCGTAGACATTCCCGTTGCGGCGATGGTGGCCCCGCCCGCTGCGGCCGGCTCCTCCACCGGTCTGGGCGGCACCGCCGGTGCACCGGGACCGAACGCACCCGTCGTCGTCCCGAGCGCCGACGGCGTTGCCGCGCTGATCCACTATGTGGTCGCCGGCTGGGGACCACCCGGCGTCGAGACCGGACCCAAAGACGACATGGCGGCCTCCAACAGCGCTGCGGCCACCAGCCGTGCGACCGCTCCGCGGACCGTCTCCACCGATGCCCGCAGCCGACGCAGCCGACGTAGCACCGGCCGGATTCGTATGCACGGCAATCGTTACGAATTTCTCCAGGCCGGCGATGGCCCGGTCACGGCCGCGAACTCTGATGCCGGGCCCACCGCTCACCCCGAGGCCATCGCAGCAGTAGTCGCCTCTACCCGCGCCTCTGGACTCACTGGGCGCGCTGACGAAATCCGGCAAGTACCAATGTTGCCCACCAGCTGGTGCGCCTCCGACCAGGTAGAGCAACTGACACAACCGATGAAGGACGGAAAAGAAGAATGA